In a genomic window of Gambusia affinis linkage group LG04, SWU_Gaff_1.0, whole genome shotgun sequence:
- the LOC122829351 gene encoding NAD(P)(+)--arginine ADP-ribosyltransferase 2-like isoform X2, which produces MAPDSIDDMYDGCRSKSLSLINLYGVFEWHVNKNFSYAWAVDERNAKKPVHKHLQDDHATSLYIFTKLANIRQDFNTAVKTGKHEYSTDRFRFHFLYFYLTDAIQALHPNHSACQTVFLRTWKRFEQDIVNTNVRFGGFTWAISSKQSFEVNGNVSCFEIQTCFGADITHYSSVNQMGQVLIPTYEVFRVTDVVTGDPWCGVVYKLQSTKKPKADQNCKLSQKLTKYLLGERFINWGGGNNVTMSACAVLLMINSFILVKRKQKCYVAVVLGAMIVLIIFMLLLN; this is translated from the coding sequence ATGGCTCCGGATTCCATTGATGACATGTATGATGGCTGTCGTTCTAAATCCTTGTCTCTCATCAACCTGTATGGTGTGTTTGAGTGGCATGTCAACAAGAACTTTAGCTATGCCTGGGCTGTAGACGAGAGAAATGCCAAGAAACCTGTGCACAAACACCTGCAAGACGATCACGCCACGTCCttgtacattttcacaaaactgGCCAACATCCGACAGGATTTCAACACGGCTGTGAAAACGGGAAAACACGAGTACAGCACGGACCGCTTCAGgtttcattttctgtatttctacTTGACCGATGCCATTCAAGCCCTGCATCCAAACCACTCGGCGTGCCAAACCGTTTTCCTCAGAACTTGGAAACGGTTTGAGCAGGATATTGTCAACACAAACGTCCGCTTTGGGGGATTCACTTGGGCAATCTCAAGCAAGCAGTCATTTGAGGTCAACGGCAACGTCTCCTGTTTTGAGATCCAAACGTGTTTCGGTGCTGACATCACGCATTACTCCAGCGTAAACCAGATGGGACAGGTGCTCATTCCGACCTACGAGGTTTTTCGGGTCACGGACGTTGTGACGGGCGACCCGTGGTGCGGCGTGGTCTACAAGCTTCAGAGCACCAAGAAACCAAAGGCAGACCAAAACTGCAAACTGAGTCAGAAGCTAACAAAATACCTTTTGGGTGAAAGATTTATAAACTGGGGAGGAGGCAACAACGTGACCATGTCAGCATGCGCTGTGCTGCTAATGATAAACTCTTTTATTCTCGTGAAACGCAAACAGAAATGCTATGTGGCTGTTGTGTTGGGTGCTATGATCGTCCtaatcatttttatgttactgCTTAATTAA
- the LOC122829353 gene encoding ecto-ADP-ribosyltransferase 4-like, with protein sequence MMPSLKRQQKVSACVILFLFFLEGLLVAFVIYICLSWRDTVGESSRHLTSDLDDDKFAGCRTKVTVLNDEAMKQKWLTCSANFSEAWSKAERNLKEPAEQYMENSHSLALYMFTEVVLKQGNKNSQPAERTPKQRGAFEPISLYSSLSEAILILRQNQVMCLSTSYRTETVLELNISTGQVRFSTFILGSDGWDFNGNVSCFEIHSCFGANITKYSVLKGNSQVAIPPYEVFTVTDVQKQTSSCRITYKLRSNLNCVYDKESNQLHSISALPVEGFWLIFTIICFVLLWLLLLCVIVKVYRRISSAGRVSNSHSSIQSHCSL encoded by the exons ATGATGCCATCTCTGAAAAGGCAACAGAAGGTGTCTGCatgtgtgattttgtttttgttttttttagaaggaCTGCTTGTAGCTTTTGTCATATATATTTGTCTCAGTTGGAGGGACACTGTTGGAGAG AGTTCTCGacatctgacctctgacctcgaTGACGACAAGTTTGCTGGCTGCAGAACCAAAGTCACGGTTCTGAATGACGAGGCCATGAAACAGAAATGGCTCACCTGCAGCGCAAATTTCAGCGAAGCCTGGAGCAAAGCAGAGCGAAACCTGAAAGAACCAGCAGAACAGTACATGGAGAACAGCCATTCTCTGGCTTTATACATGTTCACTGAGGTGGTGCTGAAACAGGGGAACAAGAACTCTCAACCTGCAGAAAGAACTCCAAAACAAAGGGGCGCTTTCGAACCCATCTCCCTTTATTCCTCTCTAAGTGAGGCGATTCTAATTTTAAGACAAAATCAGGTGATGTGTTTGAGTACAAGCTACAGAACCGAAACCGTGTTGGAGCTCAACATCTCCACTGGTCAGGTTCGATTCAGCACCTTCATTTTAGGCTCTGATGGGTGGGATTTCAAtggaaatgtttcatgttttgagATACACTCTTGCTTTGGAGCAAACATAACTAAATACTCCGTCCTTAAAGGAAATAGTCAAGTGGCGATTCCTCCGTATGAAGTTTTTACAGTCACTGACGTTCAGAAACAAACCAGTTCATGTAGAATCACTTACAAACTCAGAAGTAATTTGAACTGTGTTTATGACAAAGAGAGCAACCAGTTGCATTCCATATCTGCATTACCTGTGGAGGGATTTTGGCTCATTTTCACCATAATTTGTTTTGTCCTTCTGTGGCTTTTACTGCTCTGTGTTATTGTGAAGGTTTACCGTAGAATCAGCTCAGCCGGCAGAGTTTCAAATTCACATAGCTCTATCCAATCCCATTGCAGCCTGTAA
- the LOC122829351 gene encoding ecto-ADP-ribosyltransferase 4-like isoform X1, translating into MTFWWKSARGIKLLRNLVPLCGLLLVLVLLYIGPFLILCCRQRPAENAAVLPLDMAPDSIDDMYDGCRSKSLSLINLYGVFEWHVNKNFSYAWAVDERNAKKPVHKHLQDDHATSLYIFTKLANIRQDFNTAVKTGKHEYSTDRFRFHFLYFYLTDAIQALHPNHSACQTVFLRTWKRFEQDIVNTNVRFGGFTWAISSKQSFEVNGNVSCFEIQTCFGADITHYSSVNQMGQVLIPTYEVFRVTDVVTGDPWCGVVYKLQSTKKPKADQNCKLSQKLTKYLLGERFINWGGGNNVTMSACAVLLMINSFILVKRKQKCYVAVVLGAMIVLIIFMLLLN; encoded by the exons ATGACATTTTGGTGGAAATCAGCGCGTGGGATTAAACTCCTGAGAAACCTGGTTCCTCTTTGTGGACTATTGCTGGTCCTGGTCCTGTTGTATATTGGCCCGTTTCTAATCCTGTGCTGCCGCCAGAGACCTGCTGAG AATGCTGCAGTCTTACCCCTGGATATGGCTCCGGATTCCATTGATGACATGTATGATGGCTGTCGTTCTAAATCCTTGTCTCTCATCAACCTGTATGGTGTGTTTGAGTGGCATGTCAACAAGAACTTTAGCTATGCCTGGGCTGTAGACGAGAGAAATGCCAAGAAACCTGTGCACAAACACCTGCAAGACGATCACGCCACGTCCttgtacattttcacaaaactgGCCAACATCCGACAGGATTTCAACACGGCTGTGAAAACGGGAAAACACGAGTACAGCACGGACCGCTTCAGgtttcattttctgtatttctacTTGACCGATGCCATTCAAGCCCTGCATCCAAACCACTCGGCGTGCCAAACCGTTTTCCTCAGAACTTGGAAACGGTTTGAGCAGGATATTGTCAACACAAACGTCCGCTTTGGGGGATTCACTTGGGCAATCTCAAGCAAGCAGTCATTTGAGGTCAACGGCAACGTCTCCTGTTTTGAGATCCAAACGTGTTTCGGTGCTGACATCACGCATTACTCCAGCGTAAACCAGATGGGACAGGTGCTCATTCCGACCTACGAGGTTTTTCGGGTCACGGACGTTGTGACGGGCGACCCGTGGTGCGGCGTGGTCTACAAGCTTCAGAGCACCAAGAAACCAAAGGCAGACCAAAACTGCAAACTGAGTCAGAAGCTAACAAAATACCTTTTGGGTGAAAGATTTATAAACTGGGGAGGAGGCAACAACGTGACCATGTCAGCATGCGCTGTGCTGCTAATGATAAACTCTTTTATTCTCGTGAAACGCAAACAGAAATGCTATGTGGCTGTTGTGTTGGGTGCTATGATCGTCCtaatcatttttatgttactgCTTAATTAA